One region of Eupeodes corollae chromosome 1, idEupCoro1.1, whole genome shotgun sequence genomic DNA includes:
- the LOC129953648 gene encoding larval cuticle protein A3A-like: protein MEFKSFVVVLVFIGVTRAYVVPLTLISSSAPSLNLVQVKELPNPLPQYSYSYGVHDSISGDSKTQTETRNGDNVKGKYSLNDADGYKRTVSYTANAANGFQAVVERKPIADVAADIKTSIAAQSIAPAPLVIKNLTPLNSTVIPVVQPATPLIYYNPGLIHSSPLVYSAPLVSHSAAISAPLAYSAPLVVNSAPIAYTGSGTYLTQPIVNVTYAATPITHAAPYLISN from the exons ATGGAGTTTAag tcgtttgttgttgttttggtcTTTATTGGTGTAACAAGAGCATATGTAGTACCATTGACCCTGATCTCCTCATCGGCACCATCATTGAACCTTGTTCAAGTCAAGGAGCTACCGAATCCTTTGCCGCAATACTCCTACTCCTATGGAGTACATGACAGCATTTCAGGCGATTCAAAGACACAAACTGAGACTCGCAATGGAGACAATGTGAAGGGAAAGTACTCTCTCAATGATGCTGATGGTTACAAGAGGACAGTTTCTTACACTGCCAATGCAGCTAATGGTTTCCAAGCTGTTGTCGAACGTAAGCCAATTGCTGATGTTGCCGCTGATATTAAAACATCGATTGCTGCTCAGTCAATTGCCCCAGCTCCTCTGGTCATCAAGAATTTGACACCCTTAAATAGCACAGTAATACCAGTTGTCCAACCAGCTACACCACTGATTTACTACAACCCGGGACTCATACACTCTAGTCCTTTGGTCTATAGCGCACCACTGGTATCCCATTCTGCAGCTATTTCTGCTCCTCTGGCTTATAGTGCTCCTTTGGTCGTCAACTCAGCTCCCATTGCATACACTGGATCTGGAACTTACTTGACTCAACCGATTGTTAATGTAACTTATGCTGCAACCCCAATCACTCATGCTGCTCCCTATTTGATTAGCAACTAA